The DNA segment GATGACAAGGAGCAGCGCTGGCAAAAAATCCTCGACTGCCAGTCACGCTTTACTAACAGTGCAACGAAATTATCAGATGAAGTAAACCAATCGGAGCAAACCACCAATACTCACAATCAAGCCATCTCTTTACTGCTAAAGGCGGCGGGATGCATGTATAGCGATCCGCTTGAAGCCTGTGATGTATATACACGTCAATGCTCAACATTAATTAACTGTGTCGAGCTGGCCACGATGGGGGCAACATTGGCCAATGGTGGCTTTAATCCATGCAGCAAACAAACGGTTATTCACTCAAAAAACGTATCGCATATTCTTGCCGATATGACGATGGAAGGCCTATATGAACGCTCAGGCGACTGGGCCTATGATGTTGGATTACCCGGTAAGAGTGGCGTGGGTGGCGGTCTAGTTGCTGTCATCCCTAATGTTGGCGCACTTGCCACCTTCTCACCTCCTTTAGATCCGGCCGGTAATAGTGTTAAAGGACAGCTGATGATCAAACATATTAGCCAATTAATGGGCTGGAGTGTGTTTAACACTAAGATTGAATCATAGCCGTATTGAACAATAGAGATATTACACAGAGAGTGCCTCACAGGCACTCTCTGATCATTTCAAATACACCTCTAATCGCAAACAAGGAGTTTGGCTAAGGAACTGAAATCATAAATCGGGTATCTTGGCGAATTGATTGTTTAACTGAAGTATTAAACCTCTTTTGGCGACTAGCGACTAACTGAGGACCGCTAGTTATTACTTAGCAGGTAGCGCCTCAATAGACTGTAAGATCTCCCGTGTGATGGTCTCTCGTTTATAAAGATCTTTCATCCTATTTGGTGTATCGATATTTAAAGCAAAAAATACTGGGCCTACTGGCCACTCTACCCAACCAACCCACCAGCCATATTGCCCTTGCCAGCCTGTTTTCGCCCGTAAAATCCAATCTTTACCCGCTTCAACAATCATAATATCTTTAACTAATAACTGGTCAGCTAAATCAAAAGGTAATTCGTTTCGATATAAAGCCTGTAGAAATTCCACTTGTTCTGTGGCTGAGATAGTCAACTTGCCATCAATCCAGTAACTGTCACTGTCTTCGATTACTTTATCAAAGCTCGAGTCGGCATTACCGTAATCAATTAGCGACAAGTATTGCTGGGCTTTTGGTTCGCCAAGTTGTTTTGCAAATTCGTCATAAACCCACACTGCAGAGTATCGCATGGCTGAGCGCAGGTTCTGATCTTGATTGTGCAGCGTGAAACTTCTTTTGACCCCATCCCATTTGAACGTCTGAAACTCATCTTTAACCAGCTTGGCATCCAAAGCAAATAGCGTGTGTGGAATTTTATAGGTCGATGCAGGTGAAAACCTCTGCTGGGCACGCTCACTATCAACAACCCAGAGCTTGGCTTTAGGGCCGCGCTCATCGCGCACCACTATCGTCCCCTTGGCATCGTAGTGATTAAAATATTGCTGCCAATCAGAACGTTCCTCAAGTGCTGCCGACACCTGAAAAGGTGTGGTAATAAAAACCGCTAGCGGAAGAAAAAGACGTGCCCAATATCCCGTATTGTTAT comes from the Shewanella halifaxensis HAW-EB4 genome and includes:
- the glsA gene encoding glutaminase A, which encodes MMVLLADVMQQAYDKYKGKHGGKNASYIPYLAQVPSELTGIAFVSVNGEVTSFGDSNYHFAIESISKVITLALALEESGSEAVHSKIGADPTGLPFNSVLALEIHNGKPLTPLVNAGAMATVSLIKADDKEQRWQKILDCQSRFTNSATKLSDEVNQSEQTTNTHNQAISLLLKAAGCMYSDPLEACDVYTRQCSTLINCVELATMGATLANGGFNPCSKQTVIHSKNVSHILADMTMEGLYERSGDWAYDVGLPGKSGVGGGLVAVIPNVGALATFSPPLDPAGNSVKGQLMIKHISQLMGWSVFNTKIES
- the blaOXA gene encoding class D beta-lactamase, which encodes MSVLKPSDIKTNNNTGYWARLFLPLAVFITTPFQVSAALEERSDWQQYFNHYDAKGTIVVRDERGPKAKLWVVDSERAQQRFSPASTYKIPHTLFALDAKLVKDEFQTFKWDGVKRSFTLHNQDQNLRSAMRYSAVWVYDEFAKQLGEPKAQQYLSLIDYGNADSSFDKVIEDSDSYWIDGKLTISATEQVEFLQALYRNELPFDLADQLLVKDIMIVEAGKDWILRAKTGWQGQYGWWVGWVEWPVGPVFFALNIDTPNRMKDLYKRETITREILQSIEALPAK